From the genome of Oscillatoria sp. FACHB-1407, one region includes:
- a CDS encoding Tic20 family protein: MTWRGSTSPLDRFFACLPYLLPLLEVILTFGRPFFQAFPAFRILLLPLQPFIAVYGFILVAIPFGGFLVFLALYFLVVRNESIQHFIRFNAMQAIIIGIAVSLVSLIWFELLADIVRVALINQTIAYLVFLGTVAAVIYSVVQSALGRYAEIPSLSDAAYVQTR, encoded by the coding sequence ATGACCTGGCGCGGTTCTACTTCCCCTCTCGATCGCTTCTTTGCTTGCCTTCCCTATTTGCTACCTCTGTTAGAAGTGATTCTGACCTTTGGTCGCCCTTTCTTTCAAGCATTTCCAGCATTTCGGATTCTGCTGCTGCCATTGCAACCGTTCATTGCGGTCTACGGTTTCATTCTGGTGGCAATTCCCTTTGGGGGGTTTCTCGTTTTTCTGGCACTTTATTTCCTGGTCGTCCGGAATGAGAGCATCCAGCACTTCATCCGCTTCAATGCGATGCAAGCCATTATTATCGGGATTGCTGTTAGTCTAGTCAGCTTAATTTGGTTTGAATTGCTGGCTGATATTGTGAGGGTTGCTTTAATTAACCAGACGATCGCGTATCTTGTGTTTCTGGGGACGGTAGCCGCTGTTATCTACTCCGTTGTGCAATCTGCATTAGGGCGGTATGCCGAAATTCCTTCGCTATCGGATGCGGCTTACGTGCAAACGCGATAG
- a CDS encoding mechanosensitive ion channel family protein, with protein sequence MSHVPSRQSFQFALFQAIALPLILTIVVWLTPALAKGTSTSAVVVDGAVLFRVEATPELTASDRAAVINATLQDLVRSPASVEVEVVERNQAPTIVVNDRYLLTVTQQDVAPGSTPTQQAGGWARQIQEAVQQAQYYRSSRYLQTALLIAAAIVAIALGLHWGLGWLWRHSLIPAVQRLLPPPPDEGAELPNPVNLLLKGLLAIARFALWIAVLFYVSRLFPVTRYWSYEIGEILISSFTSPILTLGNSQYSITNLIILATMLLGLIIFSRTFTDFLKSRILQRTGVNRGAQEAVAIVLRYGLIFIGSLVLLQVWGLDISSLAILASALSVGIGFGLQDIAKNFGSGLVLVFERPIQVGDFVEVGDFQGTVERIGARSTLIRTLDQVSIIVPNSRFLEQEVINWSHDNPISRIHIPVGVAYNSDVEMVRSLLLEAASSHQRVLSTPQPQVFFIGFGDSSLDFELLVWTAEPSKQLPLKSDLYFQIEALLRQHQIEVPFPQRDLYIRAERLPIEFSPQVEQALQQLMNGRLKDEG encoded by the coding sequence ATGAGCCATGTTCCGTCACGCCAGTCGTTTCAATTTGCGCTGTTTCAAGCGATCGCCCTGCCACTGATCTTGACGATAGTGGTTTGGTTAACGCCTGCCCTGGCAAAAGGGACATCAACATCGGCGGTAGTTGTGGATGGTGCCGTGTTGTTTCGAGTGGAAGCAACCCCTGAGCTCACGGCTAGCGATCGCGCCGCTGTGATCAATGCCACTTTGCAAGACCTAGTGCGATCGCCTGCATCAGTCGAAGTAGAGGTCGTTGAACGCAACCAGGCTCCCACGATTGTGGTGAATGATCGCTATTTGCTGACAGTGACGCAACAGGACGTTGCCCCAGGCAGTACTCCAACCCAGCAAGCGGGAGGTTGGGCAAGACAGATTCAAGAGGCAGTGCAGCAAGCGCAGTACTATCGCTCCTCTCGCTACCTTCAAACGGCGTTGTTAATTGCGGCAGCAATCGTAGCGATCGCGCTGGGGTTGCATTGGGGGTTAGGGTGGCTCTGGCGACATTCCTTGATCCCAGCGGTGCAGCGGTTGTTACCCCCTCCACCTGATGAGGGGGCTGAACTCCCAAACCCAGTCAATCTTTTGCTCAAAGGGCTATTGGCGATCGCTCGATTTGCCCTGTGGATTGCGGTGCTGTTTTACGTGTCTCGCCTCTTTCCCGTGACCCGCTACTGGAGCTACGAAATTGGTGAGATTTTAATTTCGAGCTTTACGTCACCGATCCTCACTCTGGGCAACAGCCAATACTCCATCACGAATTTGATCATCCTGGCAACGATGTTGCTGGGGCTAATTATTTTCTCCAGAACGTTCACCGATTTCCTCAAGTCGAGGATTTTACAGCGGACGGGAGTGAATCGGGGTGCCCAGGAAGCCGTGGCGATCGTGCTGCGCTATGGCTTGATTTTTATCGGTAGCCTGGTTTTGCTGCAAGTGTGGGGGTTGGACATCAGTTCTCTGGCGATTCTGGCAAGTGCCCTCAGCGTGGGGATTGGTTTTGGCTTACAAGACATCGCGAAGAACTTTGGCAGTGGTTTAGTTCTGGTGTTTGAACGCCCAATTCAAGTAGGGGATTTTGTTGAAGTGGGTGATTTTCAGGGCACGGTCGAGCGCATCGGCGCACGCAGCACGCTCATTCGTACGCTTGATCAGGTGTCGATTATCGTGCCAAATTCTCGCTTTTTGGAGCAAGAAGTGATCAACTGGAGTCACGACAATCCCATTTCTCGCATTCATATTCCCGTGGGGGTTGCCTATAACTCGGATGTAGAGATGGTGCGATCGCTCCTGTTAGAAGCAGCCAGCAGCCATCAACGGGTACTCTCAACTCCGCAGCCTCAGGTCTTTTTTATTGGCTTTGGCGATAGCAGCTTGGATTTTGAATTGCTGGTGTGGACAGCAGAACCCAGTAAACAACTGCCCCTCAAAAGCGATCTCTACTTTCAGATCGAAGCACTTTTGCGACAGCACCAGATTGAAGTGCCTTTTCCACAACGCGATCTCTATATTCGAGCCGAACGCCTGCCCATTGAGTTTTCACCCCAGGTTGAGCAGGCGTTACAGCAACTTATGAATGGAAGGCTAAAGGATGAGGGCTAA
- the glyA gene encoding serine hydroxymethyltransferase yields the protein MTQTNLDFLAKTDPAVAGLIQQELQRQRDHLELIASENFTSAAVLAAQGSVLTNKYAEGLPGKRYYGGCEFIDQIEQLAIERAKQLFGAAHANVQPHSGANANTAVFLALLKPGDTIMGMDLSHGGHLTHGSPVNISGMWFQKYHYEVSQETEAIDYDQVRDLALKHRPKLLICGYSAYSRIIEFDKFRAIADEVGAYLLADIAHIAGLVATGHHPSPIPYCDVVTTTTHKTLRGPRGGLILTRDAELGKKLDKSVFPGTQGGPLEHVIAGKAVAFGEALQPEFKTYSGQVIKNAQAMAAQLQQRGLKIVSGGTDNHLMLIDLRSVSMTGKRADQLVSEVNITANKNTVPFDPESPFVTSGLRLGSPAMTTRGMGVVEFTEIANIIADRLLNPDDAGVAADCRTRVANLCDRFPLYPHLVAPVPVLA from the coding sequence GTGACTCAGACTAATTTAGACTTTTTAGCCAAAACCGACCCCGCTGTAGCTGGGCTAATTCAGCAAGAGCTACAACGTCAGCGAGATCACTTAGAACTTATTGCCAGTGAAAACTTTACGTCTGCGGCAGTGCTGGCAGCACAGGGTTCCGTGTTGACCAATAAATATGCAGAGGGTTTACCCGGCAAACGCTACTATGGCGGTTGCGAGTTTATTGACCAGATTGAGCAGTTGGCGATCGAACGGGCAAAGCAACTGTTTGGAGCGGCTCATGCTAATGTGCAACCGCACTCTGGAGCTAATGCCAACACCGCCGTATTTCTAGCATTACTGAAACCGGGCGACACCATTATGGGCATGGACTTATCCCATGGTGGACATTTGACTCACGGTTCCCCGGTCAACATCTCCGGGATGTGGTTCCAGAAGTATCACTATGAAGTGAGCCAGGAAACAGAGGCGATCGACTACGATCAGGTGCGCGATCTAGCCCTCAAGCATCGCCCCAAACTGCTGATTTGCGGTTACTCTGCTTACTCCCGCATTATTGAATTTGACAAATTCCGGGCGATCGCTGACGAAGTCGGTGCATACTTGCTGGCTGACATTGCTCACATCGCGGGTTTAGTGGCGACCGGGCATCACCCCAGTCCTATTCCCTATTGTGATGTGGTTACGACCACGACCCACAAAACCTTACGGGGACCACGTGGTGGCTTGATTTTGACCCGTGACGCAGAGTTGGGTAAGAAGCTTGACAAATCAGTTTTCCCCGGTACTCAAGGTGGCCCTCTGGAGCATGTGATTGCGGGCAAAGCGGTTGCTTTTGGAGAAGCTCTGCAACCAGAATTCAAAACCTATTCGGGTCAGGTCATCAAAAATGCCCAGGCGATGGCGGCGCAACTGCAACAGCGGGGACTCAAGATTGTCTCTGGTGGTACTGACAACCACCTGATGCTGATTGATTTACGTTCGGTCAGCATGACTGGCAAACGTGCCGACCAACTGGTGAGTGAAGTCAATATCACCGCCAACAAAAACACGGTGCCCTTTGATCCAGAGTCACCCTTTGTCACCAGTGGCTTGCGCCTTGGCTCACCTGCAATGACAACTCGTGGCATGGGCGTTGTGGAGTTTACCGAGATCGCTAACATCATTGCCGATCGCCTCCTCAACCCAGATGATGCTGGTGTTGCTGCCGATTGTCGTACTCGTGTTGCTAACCTGTGCGATCGCTTCCCCCTCTATCCACACTTAGTTGCACCCGTGCCTGTGTTGGCATAA